One window from the genome of Thermoanaerobacterium sp. PSU-2 encodes:
- a CDS encoding NAD(P)H-dependent oxidoreductase subunit E, producing the protein MVITVCVGSSCHLKGSYDVINKLKKMIKDYSLEDKVELKADFCMGNCLRAVSVKIDGGTCLSIKPNSVEEFFKEHVLGELK; encoded by the coding sequence ATGGTTATTACTGTTTGTGTAGGCAGCTCATGCCATTTAAAAGGCTCCTACGATGTTATTAATAAATTAAAAAAAATGATTAAAGATTACAGCCTTGAAGACAAAGTAGAGTTAAAAGCTGATTTTTGCATGGGCAATTGTTTAAGGGCGGTTTCTGTAAAAATTGATGGTGGTACGTGCTTATCAATTAAACCAAACAGCGTTGAGGAATTTTTTAAAGAACATGTTTTAGGTGAACTAAAATGA
- a CDS encoding aminopeptidase — MESGELKDIEKRFGYKSKNGWLKVNDEEKEKIFEYAEDYKAFIGECKTEREVADRIIKVAEENGFINLETATNLKPGTKVYYNNKGKSVILAVIGKDSVRNGFKAAAAHIDSPRIDLKPNPLYEDSGLALFKTHYYGGIKKYQWVTIPLALHGVVIKENGEKVVFKVGEDEKDPVLYITDLLPHLGKDQMEKKAADVVTGEALNPVIGNMPLSEDVSVKPNLLKILNEKYGIVEEDFISAELELVPAHKPRDIGFDRSMIGAYGQDDRICAYDVLRAILDVDNPEKTAVAIFADKEEIGSMGNTGLQSRFFENAIAEILEKQEGSTDIKLRAAMRNAELLSADVNAGFDPLYPDVSEKLNSSYIGHGVCLTKYTGSRGKSGSNDANAEFVAKVRKIFNENDVVWQTGELGKVDIGGGGTVALFAANYGMEVIDCGIALLSMHSPYELSSKLDLYMGYKAYKSFLLSR, encoded by the coding sequence ATGGAGAGTGGCGAGTTAAAAGACATTGAAAAGAGATTTGGATACAAAAGCAAAAATGGATGGCTTAAAGTAAATGACGAGGAAAAGGAAAAGATATTTGAGTACGCAGAAGATTACAAAGCATTCATAGGAGAGTGTAAAACGGAGAGAGAAGTTGCAGACAGGATAATAAAGGTTGCTGAAGAAAATGGTTTTATAAATTTGGAAACAGCTACAAACTTAAAGCCAGGCACAAAGGTGTACTATAACAATAAAGGCAAATCGGTAATTTTAGCTGTTATCGGAAAGGATTCTGTCCGCAATGGATTTAAAGCTGCAGCCGCTCATATAGATTCACCAAGGATTGATTTAAAACCAAATCCGCTGTATGAAGATAGTGGTCTTGCATTGTTTAAGACACATTATTATGGGGGGATTAAGAAGTACCAGTGGGTTACGATACCATTGGCACTGCACGGAGTCGTCATAAAAGAAAACGGCGAAAAAGTCGTTTTTAAAGTCGGAGAAGATGAAAAAGACCCTGTGCTATACATAACTGATTTACTGCCGCACCTTGGAAAAGATCAGATGGAGAAAAAAGCTGCTGATGTGGTAACTGGAGAAGCACTAAATCCGGTTATAGGGAATATGCCTTTGTCTGAAGACGTTTCTGTAAAGCCAAATTTGTTGAAGATTTTAAATGAGAAATATGGGATAGTGGAAGAAGATTTTATAAGTGCTGAGTTGGAATTGGTGCCAGCACACAAACCAAGGGATATAGGCTTTGATAGAAGCATGATAGGAGCTTATGGACAAGACGATAGGATATGCGCTTATGATGTGCTTAGAGCTATTTTAGATGTTGACAATCCTGAAAAGACTGCAGTAGCTATATTTGCTGACAAAGAAGAGATAGGAAGCATGGGAAATACAGGATTACAGTCCAGATTTTTTGAAAATGCTATAGCGGAAATCTTGGAAAAACAAGAAGGCAGCACTGATATAAAGCTTAGAGCAGCCATGAGAAATGCAGAATTGTTGTCTGCGGATGTAAATGCTGGTTTTGATCCTTTATACCCTGACGTAAGCGAAAAACTTAACAGTTCATATATAGGACATGGTGTGTGCCTGACGAAGTACACGGGTTCACGCGGAAAAAGTGGTTCAAATGACGCAAATGCTGAGTTTGTGGCAAAAGTGAGAAAGATATTTAATGAAAATGATGTAGTATGGCAGACAGGAGAGCTTGGAAAAGTTGACATTGGCGGTGGAGGAACAGTCGCACTTTTTGCAGCAAACTATGGTATGGAGGTTATTGACTGCGGTATTGCACTTTTAAGCATGCATTCACCTTATGAATTGTCATCAAAACTTGACTTGTACATGGGATATAAAGCATATAAATCATTCCTTTTAAGCAGGTAA
- a CDS encoding metal-sensitive transcriptional regulator: MTKSIKDDVLLRLKTIKGHIAGIEKMVEEDKGCSNILLQIAAVRASLEKVGLSIINEHAEQCFLANEDGKITYEELQSVVDLLVKFLK, encoded by the coding sequence ATGACCAAAAGTATAAAAGATGATGTACTTTTAAGATTAAAAACCATAAAGGGGCATATAGCTGGAATCGAAAAAATGGTGGAAGAAGACAAAGGGTGTTCTAATATTTTGCTGCAAATAGCAGCGGTGAGAGCTTCTTTAGAAAAAGTTGGATTGTCAATCATAAATGAACATGCTGAACAGTGCTTTCTTGCAAATGAAGATGGAAAGATAACTTATGAGGAACTTCAAAGTGTTGTTGATTTATTAGTTAAATTTTTAAAATGA
- a CDS encoding 4Fe-4S dicluster domain-containing protein has translation MFKFNTDVQMLKYEVLYNVAKLTLEDRLEDEYDEIPYEIIPGTKPRFRCCVYKERAIIEQRTKVAMGKNLKRTMKHAVDGEEPIIQVLDIACEECPIKRYRVTEACRGCITHRCTEVCPKGAITIINKKANIDYDKCIECGRCKDACPYNAISDNLRPCIRSCSAKAITMDEELKAAINYEKCTSCGACTVACPFGAITDKSYIVDIIRAIKSGKKVYALIAPAIASQFKDVTVGQIKSALKEFGFVDVIEVALGADFVAMEEAKEFSHKIKDIKVMTSSCCPAFVAHIKKSYPELSQNISTTVSPMTAISKYIKKHDPMAVTVFIGPCTAKKSEVMRDDVKGITDFAMTFEEMVAVLDAAKIDMKEQPDVEVDDATLFGRKFARSGGVLEAVIEAVKEIDADVEINPVVCNGLDECNKTLKIMKAGKLPNNFIEGMACVGGCIGGAGVINNNVNQAKLAVNKFGDSSYHKNIKDRISQFDTDDVDFHVDHSEDESSETSFKEA, from the coding sequence TTGTTTAAGTTTAACACAGATGTTCAAATGTTAAAGTACGAGGTACTTTACAACGTTGCGAAATTGACGCTTGAAGATAGGCTCGAAGATGAATATGATGAAATACCTTACGAGATAATACCGGGAACAAAACCAAGATTTAGGTGTTGCGTGTATAAAGAAAGAGCTATAATTGAGCAGAGAACCAAAGTTGCAATGGGGAAAAATTTAAAGCGTACTATGAAACATGCAGTGGACGGTGAAGAGCCAATAATTCAGGTTTTAGATATTGCCTGTGAAGAATGCCCGATTAAAAGGTATCGTGTCACTGAAGCTTGTAGAGGATGTATTACTCACAGGTGTACAGAAGTATGTCCAAAAGGTGCCATAACGATAATAAACAAAAAGGCAAACATCGACTATGACAAGTGTATAGAATGTGGCAGGTGCAAAGATGCGTGTCCATACAATGCAATTTCTGACAATTTGAGGCCATGCATTAGATCTTGTTCAGCAAAAGCCATAACTATGGATGAAGAATTGAAAGCTGCCATAAATTATGAAAAATGCACTTCGTGTGGTGCTTGTACAGTGGCATGTCCATTTGGAGCCATAACAGACAAGTCTTATATTGTGGACATTATAAGGGCTATTAAGAGTGGGAAAAAAGTTTATGCTTTGATAGCGCCAGCCATAGCATCTCAATTTAAAGATGTAACTGTGGGACAGATAAAATCTGCTTTGAAAGAATTTGGTTTTGTCGATGTGATTGAAGTTGCTCTTGGGGCAGATTTTGTAGCTATGGAAGAGGCAAAAGAATTCAGCCATAAAATAAAAGACATAAAAGTCATGACAAGTTCATGTTGTCCTGCCTTTGTGGCACACATAAAGAAAAGCTATCCTGAGCTGTCGCAAAACATATCGACAACTGTATCTCCAATGACAGCTATATCAAAATACATCAAAAAACACGATCCTATGGCAGTGACAGTATTCATAGGTCCATGTACTGCAAAAAAATCGGAAGTCATGAGAGATGATGTAAAGGGCATAACGGATTTTGCCATGACATTTGAAGAGATGGTTGCTGTGCTGGATGCAGCAAAAATAGACATGAAAGAACAACCAGATGTGGAAGTGGATGATGCTACGCTTTTTGGAAGAAAGTTTGCAAGATCGGGAGGCGTCTTAGAGGCTGTAATTGAAGCAGTTAAGGAAATAGATGCCGATGTTGAGATAAATCCTGTAGTGTGCAATGGACTTGATGAGTGCAACAAGACGTTGAAAATAATGAAAGCCGGTAAATTGCCAAATAATTTTATAGAAGGTATGGCTTGTGTTGGAGGTTGCATTGGCGGTGCAGGCGTAATAAATAACAACGTAAACCAAGCGAAATTGGCTGTCAATAAGTTTGGTGATTCATCTTACCATAAAAACATAAAAGACAGAATCAGCCAATTTGACACTGATGACGTCGATTTTCATGTTGACCACAGTGAAGATGAGTCAAGTGAAACATCGTTTAAAGAAGCTTAG
- a CDS encoding CAP domain-containing protein, producing the protein MKKNLKYYAAFAVISLSMIGSFNIAEASYSYGTYTNNNVVYNGASTLKTTTSNNSVFNTATVKINYVQANNTNAWYNNNYWWITMNNSTANVSQTTINTKGTIASTTASAGNSSSNAVESAKNSGTQQNYQGLSAQEKQLVDLINSERTSRGLSPLTIDENLSKVARIKAEDMRDNNYFSHTSPTYGSPFDMMKQFGISYNAAAENIALNSDVVSAHYALMNSSGHRENILNPYFNKVGVGVVTNSTGNGVIVVEMFINQ; encoded by the coding sequence GTGAAAAAAAATCTAAAGTACTATGCAGCATTTGCAGTAATTTCATTGTCAATGATTGGCTCTTTTAATATTGCAGAAGCTTCGTATTCTTACGGAACATATACAAACAACAACGTTGTCTACAACGGAGCATCAACTTTAAAGACCACCACATCAAATAACTCCGTATTCAATACAGCCACAGTAAAAATAAATTATGTACAGGCAAATAACACAAATGCTTGGTACAATAACAATTATTGGTGGATAACAATGAATAATAGCACTGCAAATGTAAGCCAGACAACAATTAATACAAAAGGAACTATTGCATCTACGACTGCATCAGCCGGCAATTCATCTTCCAATGCTGTTGAAAGTGCTAAGAATAGCGGCACACAACAAAATTATCAAGGGTTATCAGCACAAGAAAAACAGTTGGTGGATCTCATAAATAGCGAAAGAACATCGAGAGGCTTGAGTCCGCTTACCATCGATGAGAACCTGTCAAAAGTGGCCAGGATAAAAGCTGAGGATATGAGGGACAACAACTATTTTTCTCACACGTCACCTACTTATGGCTCGCCATTTGATATGATGAAACAATTTGGCATAAGTTACAATGCCGCTGCAGAAAACATAGCACTAAACAGCGATGTTGTAAGTGCTCATTATGCATTGATGAATTCCAGCGGTCATAGGGAAAATATCTTAAACCCTTATTTCAATAAGGTTGGCGTTGGCGTTGTCACAAACAGCACTGGAAACGGCGTAATTGTGGTAGAAATGTTTATAAATCAATAA
- a CDS encoding DUF3006 family protein, whose translation MRIHGIVEKIEDDVAIVVLDDDRKINIPTKYLPSNIAEEDAIDISLDVNERGRKLKKMIEESREED comes from the coding sequence GTGAGAATACATGGTATTGTAGAAAAGATAGAAGATGACGTAGCTATAGTTGTTCTTGATGACGACAGGAAGATAAATATTCCTACAAAGTATCTTCCCAGTAATATTGCTGAAGAAGATGCTATAGATATTTCATTGGATGTCAATGAAAGAGGAAGAAAACTAAAAAAGATGATTGAAGAATCTAGGGAAGAAGATTAA
- a CDS encoding SpoIIE family protein phosphatase, which yields MSHYIDIAHASLNKYDEELCGDSVQIIRKKDYVMAVMADGLGSGVKANILSTLTARIVSKMLDMGSELKDVVETVAETLPICKERNIAYSTFTVVSICGNNAHLVEYDNPSVFYFKNGVHKKIDRKCVEIGDKKIFESSFKLDLNDALIVVSDGVIHAGVGGVLNLGWQWDNVKQYLSKVLEAYSDASDICSQLITTCNNLYKNKPGDDTTAIVIKVNESKKVTVMVGPPVLKNMDEWVVKKLMKSEGLKVVCGGTAAKIVSRILNKDVITSTEYVDPDIPPYAHIDGIDLVTEGVLTLRKTVEIFKEYIENSDSNLLRFSRKDAATRLFKILNYATDVNFLVGQAVNSAHQNPDFPSDLRIKVRIVEELISLLKGLNKNVEVNYF from the coding sequence ATGAGTCATTACATCGATATTGCACATGCATCATTGAATAAGTACGATGAAGAGTTGTGCGGAGATAGTGTTCAAATAATAAGAAAAAAAGATTATGTAATGGCAGTTATGGCAGATGGCCTTGGAAGTGGTGTTAAGGCCAACATTTTATCTACTCTGACAGCGCGAATTGTATCAAAAATGTTGGACATGGGTTCTGAACTAAAAGATGTGGTAGAGACGGTGGCTGAAACATTGCCAATATGTAAAGAGAGAAATATAGCATATTCTACATTTACTGTTGTTTCTATATGTGGCAATAATGCTCATCTGGTTGAATATGACAATCCATCTGTGTTTTATTTTAAAAATGGTGTGCATAAGAAGATTGACAGAAAGTGTGTTGAAATAGGTGATAAGAAAATCTTTGAAAGCAGCTTCAAATTGGATTTGAATGATGCACTGATAGTTGTATCTGATGGAGTAATTCATGCTGGTGTAGGAGGAGTATTAAATCTCGGTTGGCAGTGGGATAATGTTAAGCAATATTTATCAAAAGTATTAGAGGCCTACAGCGATGCATCAGATATTTGCTCACAGCTTATAACAACCTGTAATAATTTGTACAAGAATAAACCTGGCGATGATACAACTGCAATAGTGATAAAAGTTAACGAATCGAAAAAAGTTACGGTAATGGTAGGGCCACCGGTTTTGAAAAATATGGATGAATGGGTTGTGAAAAAACTCATGAAAAGTGAAGGATTAAAGGTGGTATGTGGCGGTACTGCTGCAAAAATTGTAAGCAGGATTTTAAATAAAGATGTGATCACATCTACAGAGTATGTTGATCCTGATATACCTCCTTATGCCCACATTGATGGAATTGATTTGGTGACAGAAGGCGTATTGACTTTAAGAAAGACTGTTGAAATTTTTAAAGAATATATTGAGAATAGCGATTCAAACTTATTGAGATTTTCAAGAAAAGATGCTGCCACTCGGCTGTTTAAGATATTAAATTACGCTACTGACGTAAATTTCTTAGTGGGTCAGGCTGTAAACAGTGCCCATCAAAATCCTGATTTTCCATCTGACCTTAGAATAAAGGTCAGGATTGTGGAAGAGCTTATAAGTTTATTAAAGGGATTAAATAAAAATGTGGAAGTAAATTATTTTTAG
- a CDS encoding DUF3343 domain-containing protein, with translation MRYGILVFYSYQHAVLCDKVLRQNNIPVEFIPTPRSIMNSCSHSLKFGLEYVNIVKLIVQRINIPYKGIYEVEKTYSGYTVIGVR, from the coding sequence ATGAGATATGGGATATTAGTCTTTTATTCTTATCAACATGCAGTGCTGTGTGACAAGGTATTAAGGCAGAACAATATACCTGTAGAATTTATACCAACGCCACGCTCTATAATGAATAGCTGCAGCCATTCATTAAAATTTGGCCTGGAATACGTAAATATTGTAAAATTAATAGTACAAAGAATAAATATCCCTTATAAAGGGATATATGAGGTAGAAAAGACATATAGCGGATATACTGTCATAGGTGTTCGTTAG
- a CDS encoding [Fe-Fe] hydrogenase large subunit C-terminal domain-containing protein — protein sequence MSVINFKEANCRNCYKCIRYCPVKAIKVNNEQAEIIEYRCIACGRCLNVCPQNAKTVRSDVEKVQSFLNRGEKVVFTVAPSYPALVGHNSALKFLKALKSLGAEMIVETSVGAMLISKEYEKYYNDLKYDNLITTSCPSVNYLVEKYYPDLIKCLVPVVSPMVAAGRAIKSIYGESVKVVFIGPCLAKKAEMSDFSCEGAIDAVLTFEEVMNLFGTEEVDFEYMEDYLEDVDAEEQYKLYPIEGKTIDCMDVDLNLRKVVSVSSIENVKDLLNDLRSGNLHGYWIEANACDGGCINGPAFGKLESGITKRKEEVISYSRMKERFSDDFSDFSDFSLDLSRKFIDLSDKWKMPSEGEIKEILSKIGKFSPEDELNCGACGYDTCREKAIAVFNGMAEPYMCLPYMRGRAETLSNIIISSTPNAIIAVNNEYEIQDMNRAFEKMFLVNSSMVKGEDLSLIFDTSDFVEVIENKKSIFNKKVSFKNYGIIALESIYYLEEYKIAIGIFTDITKMEKQKESFSKLKRENYQLAQQVIDRQMKVAQEIASLLGETTAETKVILTRMKDMLLNQGDDE from the coding sequence ATGAGTGTCATTAATTTTAAAGAAGCCAATTGCAGAAACTGCTATAAATGTATTAGGTACTGCCCTGTCAAAGCGATAAAAGTTAATAATGAACAAGCTGAAATCATAGAATACAGATGCATTGCATGTGGAAGATGTTTAAATGTTTGCCCTCAGAATGCGAAAACAGTTAGGTCAGATGTAGAAAAAGTTCAATCATTTTTAAATAGAGGGGAAAAAGTTGTTTTCACTGTAGCTCCATCGTATCCTGCACTTGTTGGGCATAATAGTGCTTTAAAATTCTTGAAAGCTTTAAAAAGTTTAGGAGCCGAAATGATAGTTGAGACATCAGTAGGTGCTATGCTTATATCTAAGGAGTATGAAAAGTATTATAACGATTTGAAATATGACAACTTGATTACTACTTCATGTCCATCTGTAAATTATTTGGTTGAAAAGTACTATCCAGATCTTATAAAGTGCCTTGTACCAGTTGTATCGCCGATGGTAGCTGCTGGAAGGGCCATAAAAAGTATATACGGTGAAAGCGTGAAAGTTGTATTTATAGGTCCGTGCCTCGCTAAAAAAGCTGAGATGAGTGATTTTAGCTGTGAAGGAGCTATAGATGCTGTATTGACATTTGAAGAAGTAATGAATTTGTTTGGTACAGAGGAAGTAGATTTTGAATATATGGAAGATTATTTGGAAGATGTTGATGCTGAAGAGCAGTATAAATTGTATCCAATTGAAGGAAAAACAATTGATTGTATGGATGTTGATTTGAATTTAAGAAAGGTTGTCTCTGTGTCATCGATAGAGAATGTGAAAGATCTTTTAAATGATTTAAGATCTGGCAATTTACATGGGTATTGGATAGAAGCCAATGCTTGCGATGGCGGTTGCATCAATGGTCCTGCATTTGGAAAGTTAGAAAGTGGCATTACAAAAAGGAAGGAAGAAGTTATAAGCTATTCTCGCATGAAGGAGAGATTTAGCGATGATTTCAGCGACTTTAGCGATTTTTCTTTAGATTTAAGCCGAAAGTTTATTGATTTAAGCGATAAATGGAAAATGCCAAGTGAGGGCGAGATAAAAGAGATACTATCGAAGATTGGCAAGTTTTCACCTGAAGATGAATTGAATTGCGGTGCATGTGGCTATGATACTTGTAGGGAAAAAGCCATAGCAGTCTTTAATGGAATGGCAGAACCGTATATGTGCTTGCCATACATGAGGGGGAGGGCTGAAACGCTGTCCAATATCATAATAAGCTCTACTCCCAATGCCATAATTGCGGTCAATAACGAGTATGAAATTCAAGATATGAACAGAGCTTTTGAGAAGATGTTCTTGGTGAATTCGTCAATGGTTAAAGGTGAAGATCTATCGTTGATTTTTGACACATCTGATTTTGTAGAGGTTATTGAAAATAAGAAAAGCATTTTTAATAAGAAAGTATCGTTTAAAAATTACGGAATCATAGCATTGGAAAGCATCTACTATTTAGAGGAGTATAAAATTGCCATTGGGATTTTTACAGATATAACAAAGATGGAGAAACAAAAGGAAAGTTTCTCGAAACTTAAAAGGGAAAACTACCAGTTGGCACAGCAAGTGATAGATAGGCAGATGAAGGTTGCACAAGAGATAGCCAGCTTGTTGGGGGAAACAACAGCGGAGACAAAAGTCATACTGACCAGAATGAAAGATATGCTGTTAAATCAAGGTGATGATGAATGA
- a CDS encoding glycosyltransferase, which produces MKILFMTFIDILNSLPQRSHHLIDYLKDKYDLTVVFCRYDDLGVLKKQEGTITYIGIPVKFASLFSPMILYKKYVELDSSKYDICIAQGPWAGLTAVELLKSGRISFLAYEDIDYFPAFFEYEDIYERTKNMEKYCIENSDVTFSVNQHLIELRKNMTGITPYYIPNGVNYELFNGKKEKHQGIVIIFSGSLEHWSGVEMPIKALSILRREYDVSMMILGKGKYEHALRKLSRDSKVDDVVHFLGKVKYSDLPLYFNKADIGLCTLFPTELIKYSFPLKAVEYMASGLPVIATDIGDLGKLIKENECGITIKYNVSDFVEKAIDLIENCDKMSIYGQNGREFAKTFDWKELFKKEMGIIFEKLDKRIKYN; this is translated from the coding sequence ATGAAAATTTTATTTATGACATTTATCGATATTTTAAATTCACTTCCGCAGAGAAGTCATCATTTGATAGATTACTTAAAAGACAAATATGACTTGACGGTAGTATTTTGTAGGTATGACGATCTTGGAGTATTGAAAAAGCAAGAAGGCACGATTACTTATATAGGAATACCTGTTAAGTTTGCGAGTCTTTTTAGCCCGATGATTTTGTATAAAAAATACGTTGAACTTGATTCTTCGAAATACGATATATGTATTGCACAAGGTCCATGGGCAGGTTTGACTGCCGTAGAACTTCTGAAATCAGGAAGAATAAGCTTTTTGGCTTACGAAGATATCGACTATTTTCCTGCATTTTTTGAATATGAGGACATTTATGAGAGGACAAAAAACATGGAGAAATATTGCATTGAAAATTCTGATGTTACATTTTCTGTAAATCAACATTTGATAGAATTGAGAAAAAACATGACAGGCATTACACCATACTACATACCAAATGGTGTCAATTATGAACTGTTTAATGGCAAAAAGGAAAAACATCAAGGAATAGTCATTATATTTAGCGGTTCATTAGAGCATTGGTCAGGCGTTGAGATGCCTATAAAAGCACTTTCTATCTTAAGGCGAGAGTATGACGTTTCGATGATGATACTTGGGAAGGGGAAATATGAACATGCTCTTAGGAAATTGTCGAGAGATAGCAAAGTAGATGATGTTGTACATTTTTTGGGGAAAGTAAAGTATAGCGATTTGCCGCTGTATTTTAATAAAGCTGATATTGGACTTTGTACGCTTTTTCCAACAGAACTTATAAAATATTCTTTTCCACTTAAAGCTGTAGAATACATGGCATCTGGCCTTCCCGTGATAGCAACAGACATTGGCGATTTAGGAAAATTGATTAAAGAAAATGAGTGTGGTATAACTATAAAGTACAATGTATCTGATTTTGTTGAAAAAGCTATAGATTTGATAGAAAATTGTGATAAAATGAGTATATACGGACAAAACGGAAGGGAATTTGCTAAAACGTTTGACTGGAAAGAACTTTTTAAGAAGGAAATGGGCATAATTTTTGAAAAATTAGATAAAAGGATAAAATACAATTGA